A part of Methanohalobium evestigatum Z-7303 genomic DNA contains:
- a CDS encoding DUF1699 family protein translates to MKFRVISTKSDIENIDKNDEYIHFAFRPSNTDIFNAISNNPDIKAIQIPSSYMKTLSKSMKMFFDIHNVSLIEGDIWGHRKDINEYYEVPDSVYKKLREMVNEGLSEDNIIEKMSKETRLDPDFIRFLLNHGNY, encoded by the coding sequence ATGAAGTTCAGAGTTATAAGTACAAAAAGCGATATTGAAAATATTGATAAAAACGATGAATATATCCATTTTGCTTTTAGACCATCAAATACTGACATATTTAATGCTATTTCCAATAATCCAGATATTAAAGCTATCCAAATACCCAGCTCATACATGAAAACGCTCTCAAAATCCATGAAAATGTTTTTTGACATACACAATGTTTCACTCATAGAAGGAGATATATGGGGACACAGAAAAGATATAAACGAATATTATGAAGTGCCTGATAGTGTATATAAAAAGTTAAGAGAAATGGTTAATGAAGGTTTATCAGAAGATAACATTATTGAAAAAATGAGCAAAGAAACAAGATTAGACCCTGATTTTATCAGATTTCTCCTCAATCATGGAAATTACTGA